One Candidatus Palauibacter soopunensis DNA window includes the following coding sequences:
- a CDS encoding class I SAM-dependent DNA methyltransferase: MPNDTRQIVNKAWSFAHLLRDDGLSYMAYTEQITFLLFLKMAHQRTQPPWNRPPIVPDGLDWPSLLARDGEELETHYRRILTELPRRGGMLGEIFKKARQEIQNPATLKRLIVDLIDPEDWMSMHADVKGDIYEGLLAKSAQESPKGAGQYFTPRELIKAIVDCVRPGPDDTVCDPACGTGGFLLAAHDHVVREHGSTLDPDQKAHLRTGFVQGWEIVPATARLCIMNLYLHGIAPDESPIRSGVDSLANDPNDRFSMVLTNPPFGKKSSVRIVNEEGELETESDTYERQDFWTTTKNKQLNFLQHVKTLLGMHGTCAIVVPDNVLFEGGAGETVRRNLLQAFDVHTLLRLPTGIFYAQGVKANVLFFDAKPAREKPWTERLWVYDLRTNKHFTLKMKPLRRADLDDFVTCYQPGERHRRKPTWSPEDEGGRWRAFEYDELAKRDKLNLDLLWLRDSALEDGENLPAPEVLAAEIVEDLHAALEAFQAIAEELEPSVDPA, from the coding sequence ATGCCGAACGACACCCGGCAGATCGTCAACAAGGCGTGGAGCTTCGCCCACCTGCTGCGCGACGACGGCCTGTCCTACATGGCCTACACGGAGCAGATCACCTTCCTGCTGTTCCTGAAGATGGCGCACCAGCGGACGCAGCCGCCCTGGAACCGCCCGCCCATCGTGCCGGATGGACTCGACTGGCCCAGCCTTCTCGCCCGCGACGGCGAGGAATTGGAGACGCACTACCGGCGCATCCTGACCGAACTTCCGAGGCGGGGAGGGATGCTGGGGGAGATCTTCAAGAAGGCCCGGCAGGAGATCCAGAACCCGGCGACGCTGAAGCGCCTGATCGTGGACCTGATCGACCCCGAGGACTGGATGTCGATGCACGCGGACGTGAAAGGCGACATCTACGAGGGCCTGCTTGCCAAGTCGGCCCAGGAGTCGCCGAAGGGCGCGGGCCAGTACTTCACGCCCCGCGAACTCATCAAGGCCATCGTGGATTGCGTGCGGCCGGGGCCGGACGACACCGTTTGCGATCCCGCCTGCGGAACAGGCGGATTCCTGCTCGCCGCGCACGACCATGTGGTCCGCGAGCACGGGAGCACGCTCGACCCCGACCAGAAGGCTCACCTGCGGACGGGCTTCGTGCAGGGCTGGGAGATCGTGCCCGCGACCGCCCGGCTCTGCATCATGAACCTGTACCTGCACGGGATCGCCCCGGACGAGTCCCCGATCCGGTCGGGAGTGGACAGCTTGGCGAACGATCCCAACGACCGCTTTTCGATGGTGCTCACCAACCCGCCGTTCGGGAAGAAGAGTAGCGTCCGGATCGTGAACGAGGAGGGCGAACTGGAGACGGAGTCCGACACCTACGAGCGTCAGGATTTCTGGACCACCACCAAGAACAAGCAACTCAACTTCCTCCAGCACGTGAAGACGCTGCTCGGGATGCACGGCACCTGCGCCATCGTGGTGCCGGACAACGTCCTGTTCGAGGGCGGTGCTGGCGAGACGGTGCGGCGGAATCTGCTCCAAGCGTTCGACGTGCATACCCTCCTCCGCCTGCCGACCGGGATCTTCTACGCCCAAGGAGTGAAGGCGAACGTCCTGTTCTTCGACGCGAAGCCCGCGCGCGAGAAGCCTTGGACGGAGCGGCTTTGGGTCTACGACCTGCGGACGAACAAGCACTTCACGCTCAAGATGAAGCCGCTCCGGCGGGCGGACCTGGACGACTTCGTGACCTGCTACCAACCGGGTGAGCGCCACAGGAGAAAGCCGACGTGGAGCCCGGAAGACGAGGGTGGCCGCTGGCGGGCGTTCGAGTACGACGAACTGGCGAAGCGCGATAAGCTGAATCTGGACCTTCTGTGGCTCAGGGACAGCGCCTTGGAGGACGGCGAGAACCTGCCCGCACCGGAGGTGTTGGCCGCCGAGATCGTCGAGGACCTGCACGCGGCGTTGGAAGCCTTCCAAGCCATCGCCGAGGAGCTTGAGCCGTCGGTTGATCCGGCATGA
- a CDS encoding DEAD/DEAH box helicase family protein: MPLTPEQQAREEIDGQLEACGWTVQDFSSMDIHAGRGVAVREYPLKWEKGGEIKSGSADYLLYADGRAIGVIEAKPAGHTLEGVLPQSEKYTEGLDQRVPAWSCPLPFAYESTGKVTQFTNGLDPEPRSREIFTFHRPEELIRLQGLGDAQLRAELRRMPALPKGRLWDVQHDAIRELERSLAHGRPRALIQMATGSGKTFTAVTACHRLIKHAGAERILFLVDRNNLGKQTLREFQEFRDPGSAYTFSDEFPVQRLSGNRIKASSKVVITTIQRLYSMLKGDSEYDPANEDESLFESGGPLGGEPVPVEYTPGLPPEHFDFIVIDECHRSIYNVWRQVIEYFDAFLIGLTATPSPQTVGFFRNNVVQDYSHMKAVADGINVGYDIYRIKTRITEEGGAVLAEAGTYVPKRDRRTRETTHAELEADLTYTANQLDRDVVAPDQIRLVARTFRDHLFTKIFPGRTEVPKTLVFAKTDSHADDIVKVLKEEFGKGNEFCRKITSKTTGASPEDLLSSFRNSYNPRIAVTVDMIATGTDVKPLECLLFMRNVNSAGYFEQMKGRGVRVIEPGDLRKVTPDAEHKTHFVIVDAVGVCERDKTVSPPLERQPSVSMKRLLQMAAMGMAHADLVSSLASRLARLGRRVDESQSARIAKEAGGASLAALTGALLTSIDAQGTRMAAVERFGLAEDDDPTPEQLDTVERERMAEALKPFTKPGLRKAIVEIAQSLYQIIDESAIDVLLDFGHSEAAVESARSKLDDFKRFIEENKDEIEALRILYSRPYRAGLRYRHVKELRDALRSPPVGIHDPENGLWRLYEALEPDKVEGRGGSALVDLVAIVRHAIEPGGTLVPVAEQVEARYREWLAEKEHVGQTFTPRQRQWLDAIKDHIASSLRIEPDDFEDVPFNQWGGLGGVYRAFGDDLNPLLAELNDRLAA; the protein is encoded by the coding sequence GAAGGGCGGGGAGATCAAGTCCGGTTCCGCCGACTACCTGCTCTACGCCGACGGTCGCGCCATCGGCGTCATCGAGGCCAAGCCTGCCGGACACACCCTGGAAGGCGTGTTGCCCCAGTCCGAGAAGTACACGGAGGGACTGGACCAGCGGGTTCCGGCTTGGAGCTGCCCGCTTCCGTTCGCCTACGAGTCCACCGGCAAGGTCACGCAGTTCACTAACGGACTCGACCCGGAACCGCGAAGCCGGGAGATCTTCACGTTCCACCGCCCAGAGGAGCTTATCCGGCTTCAGGGGTTGGGAGACGCGCAGCTGCGCGCCGAACTCCGCCGAATGCCCGCCCTACCCAAGGGCCGCCTGTGGGACGTGCAGCACGACGCGATCCGAGAGCTTGAGCGGTCGCTGGCTCACGGCCGTCCGCGCGCCCTGATCCAGATGGCGACGGGTAGCGGAAAGACCTTCACGGCGGTCACGGCCTGCCACCGGCTCATCAAGCACGCCGGGGCGGAGCGCATCCTGTTCCTCGTGGACCGCAACAACCTCGGCAAGCAGACCTTGAGGGAGTTCCAGGAGTTCCGGGATCCCGGCTCGGCGTACACCTTCTCCGACGAGTTCCCGGTCCAGCGCTTGAGCGGCAACAGGATCAAGGCGTCCAGCAAGGTGGTCATCACGACCATCCAGCGCCTCTACTCGATGCTGAAGGGCGATTCCGAGTACGATCCGGCCAACGAGGACGAGTCGCTGTTCGAGTCGGGCGGTCCGCTTGGCGGCGAGCCCGTCCCGGTCGAGTACACGCCGGGTCTGCCACCTGAGCACTTCGACTTCATCGTGATCGACGAGTGCCACCGCTCGATCTACAACGTCTGGCGGCAGGTGATCGAGTACTTCGACGCCTTCCTCATCGGCCTGACCGCGACCCCGAGCCCGCAGACCGTCGGGTTCTTCAGGAACAACGTCGTGCAGGACTACTCGCACATGAAGGCCGTGGCGGACGGGATCAACGTTGGCTACGACATCTACCGCATCAAGACCAGAATCACCGAGGAGGGCGGAGCCGTGCTGGCCGAAGCCGGGACGTACGTGCCCAAGCGCGACCGGCGCACCCGCGAGACGACGCACGCGGAGCTTGAGGCCGACCTTACCTACACGGCGAACCAACTCGACCGCGACGTGGTCGCGCCGGACCAGATCCGGCTCGTCGCGCGCACCTTCCGCGACCATCTGTTCACGAAGATCTTTCCCGGCCGCACGGAGGTTCCGAAGACGCTCGTGTTCGCGAAGACCGACAGCCACGCCGACGACATCGTGAAGGTTCTCAAGGAGGAGTTCGGCAAGGGCAACGAGTTCTGCCGGAAGATCACATCGAAGACGACCGGTGCCTCGCCGGAGGACCTGCTGAGCAGCTTCCGCAACTCCTACAACCCGCGCATCGCCGTCACCGTGGACATGATCGCGACCGGCACCGACGTGAAGCCGCTCGAATGCCTGCTGTTCATGCGCAACGTGAACTCGGCGGGCTACTTCGAGCAGATGAAGGGCCGCGGCGTGCGCGTCATCGAGCCGGGCGACCTGCGGAAGGTCACCCCGGACGCGGAGCACAAGACGCATTTCGTGATCGTCGATGCGGTCGGCGTGTGCGAGCGCGACAAGACGGTGTCGCCGCCGCTGGAGCGCCAGCCGTCGGTCAGCATGAAAAGGCTGCTTCAGATGGCGGCGATGGGGATGGCGCACGCGGACCTCGTATCGAGCCTGGCCTCGCGGTTGGCCCGGCTCGGGCGGCGGGTGGACGAGAGCCAGTCGGCGCGGATCGCGAAGGAGGCGGGCGGGGCGAGCCTCGCGGCGCTCACGGGCGCGCTGCTGACCAGCATCGACGCTCAGGGCACGCGCATGGCCGCCGTCGAGCGGTTCGGTCTCGCCGAGGACGACGATCCGACCCCGGAGCAACTGGACACCGTGGAGCGCGAGCGCATGGCAGAGGCGCTCAAGCCGTTCACCAAACCGGGGCTGAGGAAGGCGATCGTCGAGATCGCCCAGAGCCTCTACCAGATCATCGACGAGTCGGCCATCGACGTGCTCCTCGACTTCGGGCACAGCGAGGCCGCCGTCGAGAGCGCCCGGTCCAAGCTGGACGACTTCAAGCGGTTCATCGAGGAGAACAAGGACGAGATCGAGGCGCTCCGCATACTGTACAGCCGTCCGTACCGCGCGGGGCTCCGGTATCGGCACGTCAAGGAGCTTCGCGACGCGCTCCGGAGTCCGCCGGTCGGGATCCACGACCCCGAGAACGGGTTGTGGCGGCTCTACGAGGCGCTGGAGCCGGACAAGGTGGAAGGCAGGGGCGGAAGCGCGCTTGTGGACCTTGTGGCCATCGTGAGGCACGCGATCGAGCCCGGCGGGACGCTCGTCCCGGTCGCCGAGCAGGTGGAAGCCCGCTACCGCGAGTGGCTCGCGGAGAAGGAGCACGTCGGACAGACCTTCACGCCCCGCCAGCGGCAATGGCTGGACGCGATCAAAGACCACATCGCGAGCAGCCTGCGGATCGAGCCGGACGACTTCGAGGACGTGCCGTTCAACCAGTGGGGTGGACTCGGCGGCGTGTACCGGGCGTTCGGTGACGACCTGAACCCTCTGCTGGCCGAACTCAATGACAGGCTAGCGGCATGA